The following are encoded together in the Panicum virgatum strain AP13 chromosome 6K, P.virgatum_v5, whole genome shotgun sequence genome:
- the LOC120713215 gene encoding putative F-box/LRR-repeat protein 23, producing MDVEPSPLIVSPARDWSELPLDALSTIFMKLGTIEILMGAGLVCRSWLVAVKSPELWRFVDMTNHQMVFSMNGGPETLCAMAKVAIDRSDGRMESFRAQMFVTSELLDYIVSRANSLKSIQLTNCLFLWTHKLGRFASKCPLLEEIEFSYQKMLPELIRHIGSVHPNLKCLRISLPSIYEGGVHREYDDSWEDMKNEEAFAIAESLHELRFLQMAGRCMSNEGVYAIIKGCPHLECLDITKCCDVDVDDKLRSHCAKIKCVLLPKPMGWSSLPGFACQIEDKAKTMISPDQFVEGHLTRWWFDSDQMIREIAMENPQNDEDAYEEPEEACKAMQTLYYFTLHKQGETISNTDKIDDQLWLAQYDYSCPDLHVIGEYEGKDYSNIVRRLSEEEDMDLCAEGEMDDGSYGDDYWQDYCSPPSSPDESSRPDLSKVTCDDTRFYTDIHEYYSL from the exons ATGGATGTGGAGCCAAGCCCCTTGATTGTGTCCCCAGCTAGGGATTGGTCTGAGCTTCCACTTGATGCCCTTTCCACAATTTTCATGAAGCTTGGGACCATTGAGATCTTGATGGGCGCAGGCCTTGTGTGCCGCTCCTGGTTGGTGGCTGTGAAATCACCAGAACTGTGGCGCTTCGTGGATATGACAAACCATCAGATGGTTTTCTCAATGAACGGTGGGCCAGAGACCTTGTGTGCAATGGCCAAAGTGGCCATAGATCGCTCTGATGGACGAATGGAGTCATTCAGGGCTCAGATGTTTGTTACAAGCGAACTCTTGGATTACATTGTGAGCAG GGCCAATTCATTGAAGAGCATACAACTAACTAATTGCTTGTTTCTTTGGACCCACAAATTGGGTAGGTTTGCATCTAAATGCCCCCTTCTGGAGGAGATAGAGTTCTCTTACCAAAAAATGCTACCTGAACTTATCAGGCATATTGGTAGTGTGCACCCAAATCTGAAGTGTCTAAGAATTTCGTTACCATCCATTTACGAAGGCGGGGTACATAGGGAATATGACGATTCATGGGAGGACATGAAAAATGAAGAGGCCTTTGCCATAGCAGAGAGCTTGCACGAGCTGCGGTTTCTTCAGATGGCAGGCAGATGCATGTCCAACGAAGGAGTGTATGCCATCATCAAGGGCTGCCCTCACCTCGAATGCCTCGACATCACCAAATGCTGTGATGTGGATGTCGACGATAAACTCCGTTCTCACTGTGCCAAGATCAAGTGTGTCTTGTTACCCAAACCAATGGGTTGGTCTTCACTTCCTGGATTTGCATGTCAAATAGAGGACAAGGCAAAGACTATGATCTCACCG GACCAGTTTGTTGAAGGGCATTTGACTCGCTGG TGGTTTGATTCTGATCAGATGATTCGGGAGATTGCCATGGAAAATCCTCAAAATGATGAGGATGCATATGAGGAGCCTGAGGAGGCTTGTAAAGCGATGCAGACT TTGTACTACTTTACTCTCCACAAGCAAGGTGAGACTATTTCCAACACTGACAAGATTGATGATCAGCTTTGGTTAGCTCAGTACGATTATAGCTGCCCTGATCTTCATGTCATCGGAGAGTATGAGGGTAAAGACTACAGCAACATTGTGCGCCGTCTTTCAGAAGAGGAGGATATGGATCTGTGCGCTGAGGGGGAGATGGATGATGGTTCATACGGAGACGACTACTGGCAGGACTATTGCTCGCCCCCATCGTCCCCTGATGAGTCCTCCCGCCCTGATTTGAGCAAAGTGACCTGTGATGACACTAGGTTCTATACTGACATCCATGAGTACTACTCCCTGTGA
- the LOC120711679 gene encoding putative F-box/LRR-repeat protein 23: MQPSRRRAARIIRPTATRLPWSLRHRRGADPEPPPPPPKIVPLATGSYSKAQPAQMLSNSRDWSELPVDVLPLVFANLGAIDILMGSGLVCHSWLEAAKLTDLWRSVDMANHEALEKMDDDVLCAMAKVAVDRSKGQLEVFLGKLFVNDEILKYIGDRSASLRSLSLISCHDITNKGFTDLITKSPLLEDLSLELCPRVGGRKVFQATVKACSHLKRFSLHRELFNFSFNYPERDAEVRGFEGMRELRSLSLIGSNISNRELEAILDGCPHLETLFLRDCYRVDSDSALRAKCARIKTVTIAKYKWVKELKRGRSQMVLRQYE, from the exons ATGCAGCCATCCCGCCGCCGTGCGGCTCGGATAATTCGCCCGACGGCGACGAGGTTGCCCTGGAGtctccgccaccgccgaggCGCCGACCCcgagcccccgccgccgccgcccaag ATCGTACCCTTGGCAACCGGATCATATTCTAAAGCCCAACCTGCGCAGATGCTGTCCAATAGCAGGGATTGGTCGGAGCTGCCCGTGGACGTCCTCCCGTTGGTTTTTGCAAACCTTGGTGCAATCGATATCCTTATGGGCTCAGGCCTCGTGTGCCACTCATGGCTCGAGGCGGCCAAGCTGACTGATCTGTGGCGATCCGTGGACATGGCCAACCACGAGGCGCTGGAAAAGATGGATGACGATGTCCTGTGTGCAATGGCGAAGGTGGCCGTGGACCGCTCCAAGGGCCAgctggaggtgttcttggggaAGCTTTTTGTCAATGATGAGATTCTTAAGTATATAGGGGACAG GTCAGCATCTCTGAGGAGCCTTAGCCTCATATCATGCCACGATATCACCAACAAAGGATTCACTGACTTGATTACCAAGTCCCCTCTGTTAGAGGACCTCTCGCTCGAACTCTGCCCAAGAGTGGGCGGTCGCAAAGTCTTCCAGGCTACTGTAAAAGCATGCTCTCATCTGAAGCGTTTCAGCCTGCACCGGGAGCTCTTTAATTTCTCTTTCAATTACCCTGAACGTGATGCAGAAGTAAGAGGGTTTGAGGGGATGCGCGAACTCCGAAGCCTAAGCCTCATTGGCAGCAACATCTCCAACAGGGAGCTGGAGGCCATCCTTGATGGCTGCCCGCACCTGGAGACCCTCTTCCTTCGCGACTGCTACCGGGTTGATTCTGACAGCGCCCTCCGGGCCAAGTGTGCCAGGATCAAGACGGTCACAATTGCTAAGTACAAGTGGGTCAAAGAGCTCAAGAGGGGCCGCTCGCAAATGGTTCTACGACAATATGAGTGA